The following proteins are co-located in the Desulfofundulus luciae genome:
- the spo0A gene encoding sporulation transcription factor Spo0A: protein MVKKTVKVLIADDNREFCELLKEFINQQEDFQLSGIAYNGLETLEQIKQQKPDVVVLDIIMPHLDGIGVLEKLGSVSPRPKVIMLTAFGQESVTQRAVELGADYYILKPFDFSVLATRIRQLADGVNVSQYISPSKTRNLDVAVTNIIHEMGVPAHIKGYHYLRDAILAVINEVNLLGAVTKELYPMIAQKYQTTPSRVERAIRHAIELAWDRGNVEMMTKFFGYTINIQRGKPTNSEFIAMVADKLRLEAKVS, encoded by the coding sequence ATGGTGAAAAAAACCGTTAAGGTGCTAATTGCTGATGATAATCGAGAGTTTTGTGAATTACTCAAAGAATTTATCAACCAACAGGAGGACTTTCAATTATCAGGTATTGCATATAATGGTTTAGAGACCCTGGAGCAAATTAAACAGCAAAAACCGGATGTGGTAGTGCTGGATATCATCATGCCCCATTTAGATGGCATTGGCGTGCTTGAGAAGTTGGGGAGTGTTTCGCCCCGTCCCAAGGTAATTATGCTTACGGCCTTTGGCCAGGAAAGTGTAACCCAGCGTGCAGTTGAGCTAGGGGCCGACTACTATATTCTAAAACCTTTTGACTTTAGCGTGCTGGCCACGCGTATCCGGCAACTTGCCGATGGGGTTAATGTATCCCAGTACATTTCCCCGTCCAAAACCAGAAACCTGGACGTTGCGGTAACAAACATCATCCACGAAATGGGCGTACCGGCCCATATCAAAGGCTATCACTATTTGCGGGATGCTATTCTGGCAGTAATTAACGAAGTCAACCTGCTGGGGGCAGTAACCAAAGAACTTTACCCCATGATTGCCCAGAAATATCAAACCACGCCCAGCCGGGTGGAAAGGGCTATCCGTCATGCCATTGAGCTGGCGTGGGACAGGGGTAATGTGGAAATGATGACGAAATTTTTTGGTTATACTATAAATATACAGCGGGGTAAACCAACCAATTCCGAATTCATAGCCATGGTTGCGGACAAGTTGAGGCTGGAGGCCAAGGTGAGTTAA
- the spoIVB gene encoding SpoIVB peptidase, producing MSGQPKARWTSGQGVVPVATVPGRVDMQIKLLGLIPLNRMVVNVVPAVKVVPGGHSIGVLLHAQGVMVVGHAVVTDLKGQRHNPALQAGISNGDVILKVNGCRVQSEQQVRNEISRCGETGRPVTLEIKRGQRVFITRVKPIFCAETRRYRIGLYVRDSAAGVGTLTFYEPRTQKYGALGHVITDIETNRKIELGDGQIVEAMVQGIRPGRRGQPGEKIGLFNGNGLTGNIEKNTSYGIFGYLRRPLTNPLYPQPVPVALVYQVKKGPAEMLTVLKGNRIGRFSVEILQVMPQNKWEGKGMVIKVNDPELLRQTGGIIQGMSGSPIIQDGKFVGAVTHVFVNDPTRGYGVLAEWMLWEANLMPIPKEKKAA from the coding sequence TTGTCCGGACAGCCAAAAGCCAGATGGACCTCCGGGCAAGGGGTCGTTCCCGTAGCCACCGTCCCCGGCCGGGTTGATATGCAAATAAAGCTTCTGGGTCTTATTCCGCTAAACCGTATGGTGGTTAATGTGGTGCCTGCCGTGAAGGTCGTCCCGGGAGGGCATTCCATAGGCGTTCTCCTTCATGCCCAGGGAGTAATGGTGGTTGGCCACGCGGTGGTAACAGACCTGAAGGGACAACGGCACAATCCCGCCCTGCAGGCAGGAATTTCAAACGGTGATGTTATCCTGAAAGTAAACGGGTGCCGGGTACAGAGTGAGCAGCAGGTACGCAACGAAATAAGCCGGTGCGGTGAAACGGGCCGCCCGGTCACCCTGGAAATAAAACGGGGGCAACGTGTCTTCATCACCCGGGTTAAACCCATCTTTTGTGCCGAAACAAGGCGTTACCGTATTGGGCTTTATGTGCGGGATAGTGCTGCCGGTGTCGGTACCCTGACTTTTTATGAACCGCGAACCCAAAAATATGGTGCCCTCGGTCACGTGATTACCGACATTGAAACCAACCGCAAAATTGAGCTTGGTGACGGTCAAATTGTGGAGGCAATGGTACAGGGGATCCGCCCGGGCCGCCGGGGCCAACCGGGGGAAAAAATAGGTCTTTTCAACGGCAACGGGTTAACCGGTAATATTGAAAAAAATACGTCCTACGGAATTTTTGGTTACTTGCGCAGGCCCCTGACCAATCCCTTATATCCCCAACCCGTGCCCGTAGCCCTGGTCTACCAGGTGAAAAAGGGTCCGGCTGAAATGCTCACGGTTCTAAAGGGAAATCGTATTGGGCGTTTTTCCGTGGAAATATTACAGGTGATGCCCCAGAACAAATGGGAGGGAAAGGGCATGGTGATTAAAGTTAACGATCCCGAGCTTTTACGACAAACCGGGGGCATCATCCAGGGAATGAGCGGTAGCCCGATTATACAGGACGGAAAGTTTGTCGGAGCCGTAACGCACGTGTTTGTTAACGATCCCACCCGGGGTTATGGCGTACTTGCCGAGTGGATGCTCTGGGAAGCCAATTTAATGCCCATTCCGAAGGAGAAAAAAGCTGCCTAA
- a CDS encoding 4Fe-4S binding protein, translated as MAVARVTFREERCKGCELCVTFCPKGIITLAKHINSMGFHPATIEDQSKCTGCATCARMCPDLVIEVEREVARVG; from the coding sequence TTGGCTGTCGCACGAGTGACATTTAGAGAAGAACGCTGTAAGGGTTGCGAACTCTGTGTTACCTTTTGCCCGAAGGGCATCATTACCCTGGCCAAGCATATCAACAGCATGGGTTTTCATCCGGCAACCATTGAAGATCAGAGCAAATGTACCGGCTGTGCCACCTGTGCCCGCATGTGCCCGGATCTGGTTATAGAAGTAGAAAGGGAGGTGGCCCGGGTTGGCTAA
- a CDS encoding copper transporter, translating into MIINLRYHIASLVAVFLALGLGILVGSTMLGNEALTKQQKQLADKLMVQMEQLREKNEAVEARANALEMDNQKQKQFEKQVLPVLVRDRLAGYRLAIIETNSYGFPDDLIATLRLAGAEVESITTVLNGFYINGQDQTLQRRLGWGNLTNEQLTTRLAGEIARGLVKGRSKVLDVLEDENLIKISGNYGVPLDGVIIIGGSQDRNMVRVQALDLPLIDTLLQNKIPVYGVEETNVLYSYMPDYQKKRITTVDNIDTIPGQVALVIALTGKPGHYGVKPTAQKLLPELDEGGKPADGKRTGSVGTGSRL; encoded by the coding sequence ATGATTATTAATCTACGGTATCATATCGCTTCCCTGGTGGCGGTTTTTCTCGCCCTGGGACTTGGTATACTGGTGGGCAGCACCATGCTCGGCAATGAGGCCCTGACCAAACAGCAAAAACAGCTGGCGGATAAACTCATGGTGCAGATGGAGCAGCTCCGGGAAAAGAACGAAGCAGTGGAGGCCCGGGCCAATGCCCTGGAAATGGACAACCAGAAGCAAAAACAGTTTGAGAAGCAGGTGCTGCCGGTTCTGGTCCGGGATCGTCTGGCCGGGTACCGGCTGGCTATTATTGAAACCAATAGTTACGGATTTCCCGACGATCTCATTGCCACTTTACGCCTGGCCGGGGCGGAAGTAGAGTCCATCACCACCGTACTTAACGGTTTTTACATAAACGGCCAGGACCAGACACTGCAAAGGCGGTTGGGATGGGGTAACCTGACTAACGAACAATTAACCACCCGCCTGGCCGGGGAAATTGCCCGGGGACTGGTTAAAGGCCGGAGCAAGGTTTTAGATGTCCTGGAGGACGAAAACCTGATTAAAATTAGTGGGAATTATGGGGTGCCCCTGGACGGAGTTATTATCATCGGCGGCAGCCAGGACCGGAATATGGTCAGGGTCCAGGCACTGGATTTGCCCCTCATTGATACGCTTTTGCAAAATAAAATACCGGTCTACGGTGTGGAGGAAACCAATGTGCTTTACTCCTACATGCCGGATTACCAGAAGAAACGCATTACCACTGTTGACAATATCGACACCATTCCCGGCCAGGTAGCCCTGGTGATTGCCCTCACCGGGAAGCCGGGACACTACGGGGTCAAACCTACTGCTCAGAAGTTGCTCCCTGAACTGGACGAAGGGGGAAAACCCGCCGATGGCAAAAGAACAGGCAGTGTCGGTACTGGTTCCCGCCTATAA
- the steA gene encoding putative cytokinetic ring protein SteA, whose amino-acid sequence MHVKGIARVDRRTKHLVKRLAAHEIAIINHPELDDVAARSLVETRVRAVINAASSLSNRYPNPGPLTLVQAGVILVDNAGEEIMDLVAEGQEVEIKDGLIFCQGRQVASGHILTAEEIKQKMALAQQNMGAVISRFVENTLEHARHEMSLVKGEYQRPHLRTSFKGKHVLIVVRGHNYKEDLNAIKSYIDEVRPVLVGVDGGADALIEFGYQPDIIVGDMDSVSDKTLRSGAELVVHAYPDGRAPGLQRIQQLGLKAAVFAAPGTSEDIAMLLAYDGGAELIVAVGTHFCVEDFLEKGRQGMGSTFLVRLKVGSILVDAKGVSKLYRNRIKARYLAQIVLAALLPAAVVVVVSPATRELLRLLYIHFRLLLGI is encoded by the coding sequence ATGCACGTTAAGGGTATTGCCCGGGTGGACAGGCGGACCAAGCACCTGGTCAAACGTCTGGCGGCTCACGAGATTGCCATTATCAACCACCCTGAACTTGATGACGTCGCCGCCCGGTCTCTGGTGGAAACGCGGGTACGGGCGGTCATTAACGCCGCTTCCTCCCTGAGCAACCGGTATCCCAACCCCGGCCCCCTGACCCTGGTCCAGGCCGGGGTAATCCTGGTGGATAATGCCGGGGAGGAAATTATGGATCTGGTGGCTGAAGGACAGGAAGTGGAAATAAAAGACGGCCTGATTTTCTGTCAGGGTCGCCAGGTGGCCTCCGGTCATATCCTCACTGCCGAGGAGATAAAACAAAAAATGGCCCTGGCCCAGCAGAACATGGGAGCCGTTATTTCCCGTTTTGTGGAAAATACCCTGGAACATGCCCGGCACGAAATGAGCCTGGTTAAGGGTGAGTACCAGCGGCCGCACTTGCGCACCTCTTTTAAGGGCAAGCATGTGCTCATTGTAGTACGGGGACACAACTACAAGGAGGATCTAAATGCCATCAAATCCTACATTGACGAAGTGCGCCCCGTACTGGTGGGCGTGGACGGCGGTGCCGATGCCCTGATAGAATTCGGTTACCAGCCCGACATCATAGTTGGGGATATGGACAGCGTTTCGGATAAGACTCTAAGATCGGGAGCGGAGCTGGTGGTCCACGCTTACCCCGATGGAAGGGCTCCCGGGCTGCAACGCATTCAGCAACTGGGGTTAAAGGCAGCGGTTTTTGCCGCTCCCGGCACCAGCGAAGACATAGCCATGCTTTTAGCTTATGACGGGGGGGCAGAGTTAATTGTAGCCGTGGGGACCCACTTTTGTGTGGAGGATTTTTTAGAGAAGGGGCGGCAGGGCATGGGAAGCACCTTTTTGGTGCGGTTGAAAGTCGGTTCAATTTTAGTTGATGCCAAAGGGGTCAGCAAGCTCTACCGCAATCGCATTAAAGCCAGGTACCTGGCTCAAATTGTTCTTGCTGCCCTCTTGCCTGCCGCCGTGGTGGTAGTCGTCTCCCCTGCCACCAGGGAATTGTTGCGCCTGCTGTACATACACTTCCGGCTGCTGCTGGGGATTTAG
- a CDS encoding 3-methyl-2-oxobutanoate dehydrogenase subunit VorB: MAKLLMKGNEAIGEGAVRAGCRYFFGYPITPQSELPHYLAKRLPEVGGLYLQSESETAAINMVYGAAGAGARVMTSSSGPGISLMQEGISYLAGAELPCVIVNMIRGGPGLGNIAPAQSDYFQATRGGGHGDYRVIVLAPASVQEIIDLMQVAFDLADCYRNPVMVAGDGILGQMMEPVELGEEKEIEIPPRPWAATGRMGGEKKLINSLYIVPEELEQHNLKLAKKYALISEREQRWEEYRLDGAKLVLVAFGTAARICKAVVDRCREEGLAVGLIRPITLWPFPQKAFEPVIEKTERFLVVEMSLGQMVEDVRLTVNGRRPVYFYGRCGGMLPVAADVVREVKKLYGGEGQ, from the coding sequence TTGGCTAAATTGCTAATGAAAGGAAACGAGGCCATCGGGGAGGGTGCGGTAAGGGCCGGCTGCCGTTACTTTTTTGGTTATCCCATTACGCCCCAGAGCGAACTGCCTCACTACCTGGCCAAACGCCTCCCGGAAGTGGGGGGACTTTACCTGCAGTCGGAAAGTGAAACGGCTGCCATCAACATGGTTTACGGTGCCGCCGGCGCGGGTGCCCGGGTGATGACTTCGTCCTCCGGCCCGGGCATAAGCTTGATGCAGGAAGGCATATCCTACCTGGCCGGGGCTGAATTGCCCTGTGTCATTGTAAATATGATCCGGGGTGGCCCCGGTTTGGGCAATATCGCGCCGGCCCAGTCCGACTACTTTCAGGCCACCAGAGGGGGCGGCCACGGGGATTACCGGGTGATTGTCCTGGCTCCCGCCTCGGTGCAGGAGATCATTGACTTGATGCAGGTAGCCTTTGACCTGGCCGACTGCTACCGCAACCCGGTGATGGTGGCGGGCGACGGTATCCTGGGACAAATGATGGAGCCGGTGGAACTGGGAGAAGAAAAGGAAATAGAGATTCCCCCCCGGCCGTGGGCGGCCACGGGGCGCATGGGCGGGGAAAAAAAATTGATCAACTCCCTGTACATTGTTCCCGAAGAGCTGGAGCAGCATAATCTAAAACTGGCCAAAAAATATGCGCTGATCAGCGAACGGGAACAGCGCTGGGAGGAGTACCGGCTGGACGGGGCAAAGCTGGTGCTGGTCGCCTTTGGTACTGCCGCCCGCATCTGCAAGGCAGTGGTGGACCGGTGCCGGGAAGAAGGCCTGGCGGTAGGCCTGATCCGGCCTATCACCCTGTGGCCCTTCCCCCAGAAGGCTTTTGAGCCGGTAATTGAGAAAACAGAACGATTCCTGGTTGTGGAAATGAGCCTGGGACAGATGGTGGAGGATGTCCGCCTGACCGTGAACGGCCGCCGTCCCGTGTATTTTTACGGCCGTTGCGGCGGTATGCTTCCCGTGGCGGCAGATGTGGTGCGGGAAGTGAAAAAATTGTACGGGGGGGAAGGCCAGTGA
- a CDS encoding MraY family glycosyltransferase, whose protein sequence is MPFFITAFSFPATMVFAGLLGVLLTRLFLPGLMGMIVEAGFVRPNFRGEVIPLGVGLVFSLAAVACIVLLYPFLPGQLQFFALAFCLALAAFTCLGLVDDVWGSRATSGLKGHLKSLLQGRLTTGALKALAGGTLSLFLAAVAGSLVWVPVNALTLALSVNAINLLDLRPGRAGKGFLLGSFLLFVAGWGQWPLVFLAVLTGSVVAYLAVDLKARAMMGDTGANALGAAMGLTAVWVLPDGVKLAYLGLLIALHVVAEKYSLTSLIARSPLLDRLDRWGSDRQ, encoded by the coding sequence ATGCCCTTTTTTATAACCGCCTTTTCCTTTCCGGCGACCATGGTTTTTGCCGGTCTTTTAGGGGTGCTGCTCACCCGCCTGTTCCTGCCCGGACTGATGGGGATGATTGTGGAAGCCGGCTTTGTGCGTCCCAATTTCCGGGGTGAGGTTATTCCCCTGGGGGTAGGCCTGGTGTTTTCCCTGGCTGCCGTAGCGTGCATAGTCCTGCTTTACCCGTTTTTGCCGGGGCAGCTGCAGTTTTTTGCCCTGGCCTTTTGCCTTGCCCTGGCCGCCTTCACCTGCCTGGGCCTGGTGGATGACGTCTGGGGTTCCCGTGCTACCAGCGGCTTGAAGGGACACCTGAAGAGCCTGTTGCAGGGGAGGCTAACCACCGGCGCCCTGAAAGCCCTGGCCGGCGGGACCTTGAGCCTTTTCCTGGCGGCAGTGGCCGGTTCCCTGGTCTGGGTGCCGGTCAATGCCCTGACCCTGGCCCTTTCCGTAAATGCCATCAACCTTTTGGATTTGCGCCCCGGCCGGGCCGGAAAGGGTTTTCTTTTGGGCTCTTTTCTTTTATTTGTGGCCGGTTGGGGGCAATGGCCTTTAGTTTTCCTGGCCGTTTTAACGGGCAGTGTTGTGGCCTACCTGGCCGTGGATTTGAAGGCCAGGGCCATGATGGGTGACACCGGTGCAAACGCCCTGGGCGCTGCCATGGGGCTAACGGCGGTATGGGTCCTCCCGGACGGGGTTAAACTGGCTTACCTGGGACTGCTCATTGCCCTGCACGTGGTGGCCGAAAAATATTCCCTCACCAGCCTTATTGCCCGCAGCCCGTTGCTGGATCGCCTGGACCGCTGGGGCAGCGACCGGCAATAA
- a CDS encoding glycosyltransferase family 2 protein — MAKEQAVSVLVPAYNEASRIKDTVRAVLSIPEVAEVVVVDDGSTDATAEVARASGARVIRLPRNLGKGEALNRGAALCTRDVVLLIDADLGASAVEARHLLLPVLKGEADMTVARFPAARRKGGFGLVKGLARAGIRWYTGLVMESPLSGQRAMTREVLQHLVPFASGFGVEVGMTIKAARLGFRVQEVPVVMTHRETGRDLKGFLHRGKQFWHVARVLWQARNSL, encoded by the coding sequence ATGGCAAAAGAACAGGCAGTGTCGGTACTGGTTCCCGCCTATAACGAGGCAAGCCGCATAAAGGATACTGTACGGGCCGTTCTATCTATCCCCGAGGTGGCCGAGGTAGTGGTTGTTGATGACGGTTCCACCGATGCTACGGCTGAAGTAGCCCGGGCCAGTGGCGCCCGGGTAATTCGTCTTCCCCGCAACCTGGGCAAGGGGGAGGCTTTGAACCGGGGTGCGGCCCTTTGCACCCGTGATGTGGTCCTGCTCATTGATGCCGATCTGGGTGCCAGTGCCGTCGAGGCCAGGCACCTGCTTTTACCGGTCCTGAAAGGAGAAGCCGATATGACGGTGGCCCGCTTTCCCGCGGCCAGGCGTAAGGGAGGATTTGGCCTGGTTAAGGGACTGGCCAGGGCCGGGATCCGGTGGTATACCGGCCTGGTAATGGAATCCCCCTTATCCGGGCAGCGGGCCATGACCAGGGAAGTGCTGCAACATCTGGTACCTTTTGCCTCCGGCTTTGGAGTAGAGGTGGGCATGACTATTAAAGCCGCCCGCCTGGGTTTCCGGGTGCAGGAAGTTCCCGTGGTCATGACCCACAGGGAGACCGGCCGGGATTTAAAGGGGTTTTTACACCGGGGAAAGCAATTCTGGCACGTGGCCCGGGTTCTCTGGCAGGCCAGAAATTCGCTATAA
- the recN gene encoding DNA repair protein RecN — MLVSLDIQDFGLIDRQTIEFTPGLNVLTGETGAGKSIVVEALQVALGGRAWAEFIRTGRERARVTAVFEIHPLAMLKEKLKAWGIPLEDDGILIMARELARSGRNICRLNGQVVTLSAYREAGQYLVDVHGQHESQSLFNPDRHRDLLDRFGGLWSLRQEVAEIYHRWRELTSQLEELRRGARDRLHRLDMLTYQVQEIDRARLSPGEEEALTQERNRLANAGKIAALAGRCYQTLHGGEEGIPAVIDLLGRACRDLEELSRLDPELLSLASTLDGVLYQVEDVARELARYRDGVEFNPGRLQEVEERLSRIHDLKRKYGDSVEEILRYREEAAAELELLASSEENAAALEDEIKLWEERWQQKALDLSRARREHARKLEGAVARELADLEMGKVEFQVLFEDLAQPSAAGRERVEFLISPNPGEPLRPLAKIASGGELSRVMLAMRAILATVDELPTLVFDEVDAGIGGRTLVAVAEKLADIAGHRQVICVTHAAQIASFARTHFSISKEVQAGQTTTRVRRLDEEGRLAELARMLGGREADGLARDHARHLLEQARGIIEK, encoded by the coding sequence TTGCTGGTTTCCCTGGATATTCAGGATTTCGGCCTTATTGACCGGCAGACCATTGAATTTACCCCCGGGTTAAATGTACTCACCGGGGAAACGGGGGCGGGAAAATCCATAGTTGTGGAGGCCCTGCAGGTGGCCCTGGGCGGCAGGGCGTGGGCGGAATTTATCCGCACAGGCAGGGAACGGGCCAGGGTTACGGCGGTTTTTGAGATTCACCCGTTAGCTATGCTAAAGGAAAAGCTAAAGGCGTGGGGAATCCCGCTGGAAGACGACGGGATACTGATCATGGCCCGGGAACTGGCCCGGAGCGGGCGCAACATTTGCCGGTTAAACGGGCAGGTGGTTACTTTAAGCGCCTACCGGGAAGCGGGCCAGTACCTGGTGGATGTCCACGGCCAGCACGAAAGCCAGTCGCTCTTTAACCCCGACCGGCACAGGGATCTCCTGGATCGTTTTGGAGGATTGTGGTCCTTGCGGCAAGAGGTGGCCGAAATCTACCACAGGTGGCGTGAGCTTACGTCTCAGCTGGAGGAACTCCGCCGCGGTGCAAGGGACAGGCTGCACCGCCTGGACATGCTTACATATCAGGTCCAGGAGATTGATCGTGCCCGCCTCTCGCCGGGAGAAGAGGAAGCGCTCACCCAGGAGCGCAACCGGCTGGCCAATGCCGGGAAGATTGCGGCCCTGGCCGGCCGGTGTTATCAGACCCTGCATGGAGGAGAGGAAGGCATCCCGGCGGTAATAGATCTCCTGGGCCGGGCCTGCCGGGACCTGGAGGAGCTTTCCCGGCTTGATCCGGAGCTTTTGTCCCTGGCCTCGACCCTGGACGGCGTCTTATACCAGGTGGAGGATGTGGCGCGGGAACTGGCCCGTTACCGGGACGGGGTGGAATTTAACCCCGGCCGCCTGCAGGAAGTGGAGGAGAGACTTTCCCGTATTCACGACCTCAAGCGCAAGTACGGTGATAGTGTGGAGGAAATCCTGCGTTACCGTGAAGAGGCGGCAGCCGAGCTGGAGTTACTGGCTTCCAGCGAGGAAAATGCGGCGGCGCTGGAGGATGAGATCAAACTCTGGGAAGAGCGCTGGCAGCAAAAGGCACTGGACCTATCCCGTGCCCGCCGGGAGCATGCCCGGAAGCTGGAAGGGGCGGTGGCCCGGGAACTGGCGGATCTGGAAATGGGAAAGGTGGAGTTCCAGGTTCTCTTTGAAGACCTGGCCCAGCCTTCCGCCGCCGGGCGGGAGCGCGTGGAGTTTCTGATCTCTCCCAACCCGGGGGAACCCCTGCGTCCCCTGGCGAAAATTGCTTCCGGGGGTGAGCTGTCCCGGGTGATGCTGGCCATGCGCGCCATCCTGGCTACAGTGGATGAGCTACCCACCCTGGTTTTTGACGAAGTAGATGCGGGCATCGGTGGGAGGACCCTGGTGGCCGTGGCTGAAAAGCTGGCCGATATCGCCGGCCACCGCCAGGTGATCTGCGTTACCCACGCGGCCCAGATAGCCAGCTTTGCCCGCACCCACTTCAGCATTTCTAAAGAGGTCCAGGCCGGTCAAACCACTACCCGGGTGAGAAGGCTTGATGAGGAAGGCCGCCTGGCGGAGCTGGCCCGCATGCTCGGCGGACGGGAGGCAGACGGCCTGGCCAGGGATCATGCCCGTCACCTGCTGGAACAGGCCAGGGGAATTATAGAAAAATAA
- a CDS encoding nucleotide-binding protein, whose translation MSRGLRRITIFTGHLGSGKTELAINFALSLKERGLPTSVIDLDVVNPYFRTRLVRQKLEQMGLTVVCPRGEWMRADLPALPPAIRGVLEDPDRYGVFDVGGDEVGATVLGRYKPLLPAKDYHLWLVVNTCRPFTRDKEGIINMLESIEKACRLQVTGLVSNTNLGAATGWETILAGHRVVQDAARVLNLPVVMVAARRELAEHLRAHLPPGLPVLPLNLFMQTPWQDF comes from the coding sequence GTGAGCAGAGGTTTGAGAAGAATAACAATTTTTACCGGCCATCTGGGCAGCGGAAAGACCGAACTGGCCATTAATTTTGCCCTTTCCCTGAAGGAACGGGGTTTGCCCACGTCCGTAATTGATCTGGATGTGGTGAACCCCTATTTTCGCACCCGCCTGGTCAGGCAAAAACTGGAACAGATGGGGTTAACGGTGGTTTGTCCCCGGGGTGAGTGGATGAGGGCGGATTTACCGGCCCTGCCCCCGGCCATCCGCGGGGTGCTGGAGGACCCGGACCGGTACGGCGTTTTTGATGTGGGTGGCGATGAAGTGGGGGCGACGGTCCTGGGACGGTACAAACCCCTGCTACCCGCTAAAGACTACCACCTCTGGCTTGTGGTGAATACCTGCCGCCCTTTTACGCGAGATAAAGAGGGCATCATCAATATGCTGGAGAGTATCGAGAAGGCCTGCCGCCTGCAGGTAACGGGCCTGGTAAGCAATACCAATCTGGGGGCAGCTACCGGCTGGGAAACCATCCTGGCCGGACACCGGGTGGTGCAGGATGCGGCCCGCGTCCTCAACCTGCCGGTGGTAATGGTGGCGGCACGCCGGGAGCTGGCGGAACATCTGCGCGCCCACCTCCCCCCCGGGTTGCCCGTACTGCCCTTGAACCTCTTTATGCAAACCCCGTGGCAGGATTTTTAG
- a CDS encoding tRNA (mnm(5)s(2)U34)-methyltransferase, producing the protein MVARSASAVQWAQSFIAPVLVPGCLAVDATAGNGQDTLFLARGVGPQGKVFAFDIQIQALEKTREELAGAGLLDRVILLAADHREMAAHVPGAVKAVMFNLGYLPGGDHRIITRPESTLEALKAALSLLASGGRISLVVYTGHPGAAEELRVVEEFTRGLSPRHYTVVRLSFWNRSSRAPVVILLEKAGAET; encoded by the coding sequence ATGGTTGCTAGAAGTGCCAGTGCGGTCCAGTGGGCGCAAAGCTTTATTGCTCCGGTGCTGGTGCCCGGTTGCCTGGCGGTGGACGCCACCGCGGGTAATGGCCAGGATACCCTGTTTTTAGCCCGGGGTGTGGGGCCGCAGGGGAAGGTTTTTGCCTTTGACATTCAAATCCAGGCCCTGGAAAAAACCAGGGAAGAGCTGGCCGGGGCCGGTTTGCTGGACCGGGTGATCCTGCTGGCCGCGGACCACCGGGAAATGGCCGCCCATGTTCCCGGTGCCGTGAAGGCAGTTATGTTTAACCTGGGCTATTTGCCCGGCGGGGACCACCGGATCATCACCCGGCCCGAATCCACCCTGGAAGCGCTCAAAGCGGCCCTGTCCCTTTTAGCATCCGGGGGGCGCATTTCCCTGGTGGTTTACACGGGACATCCGGGCGCCGCAGAGGAATTGAGGGTCGTGGAGGAGTTCACCCGGGGCCTTTCTCCCCGCCATTATACGGTGGTAAGGCTATCCTTCTGGAATCGTTCTTCAAGGGCGCCGGTAGTAATTCTTCTGGAAAAGGCGGGTGCAGAAACGTGA
- the argR gene encoding arginine repressor, giving the protein MKARRQRQILEIIRQQVIETQEELAEALRAAGFPVTQATVSRDIRELGLVKVPGENNTFRYAAPGETPPLRRYERLKRLLRSSVQFIDFSENLVVVKTLPGEAQGVASAIDQAAWPEIIGTVAGDDTILIIVKPKKLVNTVLQRLNQLARG; this is encoded by the coding sequence GTGAAGGCCCGGCGGCAAAGGCAAATCCTTGAGATTATCCGCCAGCAGGTTATCGAAACCCAGGAAGAACTGGCGGAGGCCCTGCGGGCCGCCGGGTTTCCCGTTACCCAGGCAACCGTGTCCCGGGATATCCGGGAGCTGGGATTGGTCAAGGTACCCGGAGAGAACAATACCTTTCGCTATGCCGCTCCCGGTGAAACGCCCCCTTTAAGACGGTATGAACGGTTGAAGAGACTCCTGCGCAGTTCGGTACAGTTCATCGATTTTAGCGAAAACCTGGTGGTGGTAAAGACACTGCCGGGCGAGGCCCAGGGTGTGGCATCGGCCATTGACCAGGCAGCCTGGCCGGAAATCATCGGCACCGTGGCCGGGGACGATACCATTTTGATTATAGTTAAACCGAAAAAACTGGTAAATACAGTTTTGCAACGCTTAAATCAGCTTGCCAGGGGGTGA